The following are encoded together in the Pleurocapsa sp. FMAR1 genome:
- a CDS encoding sugar transferase, producing MTSPTNFQLRNIKVLPLPIERRVHPSVTSKSKRILDIFGAIIGLTFTAIIAMPIMIAMQFTDPGALLYSQIRCGFEGKPFRIWKFRSMIADADLKKHLVENQAKGHIFKNDNDPRITAIGHFLRRTSLDEFPQFWNVLKGEMSLVGTRPPTTEEVAMYQAHHLQRLKVKPGITGEWQAKGRSQIQDFEDVVRMDLDYQKRWSFMYDINLIIKTIAVVVARKGAC from the coding sequence ATGACTTCACCTACTAATTTTCAGCTTAGAAACATAAAAGTTCTGCCGTTACCTATAGAACGTAGAGTTCATCCCTCCGTAACAAGCAAATCTAAACGAATACTAGACATATTTGGAGCAATTATAGGGCTAACTTTTACAGCTATTATTGCCATGCCAATAATGATTGCCATGCAGTTTACCGACCCTGGCGCGCTTCTTTATAGCCAAATTCGCTGTGGTTTTGAAGGCAAACCTTTTAGAATTTGGAAATTTCGCTCGATGATTGCCGATGCAGATCTTAAAAAGCATCTGGTAGAAAATCAGGCAAAAGGACACATTTTCAAAAACGATAATGATCCCCGTATTACTGCAATCGGTCATTTTCTACGTCGTACTAGCTTAGATGAGTTTCCTCAATTTTGGAACGTGCTTAAGGGTGAAATGAGCCTAGTCGGGACTCGTCCTCCCACTACTGAAGAAGTTGCTATGTACCAGGCGCACCATCTTCAACGTTTAAAAGTCAAGCCTGGTATCACAGGGGAATGGCAAGCTAAAGGTCGTTCCCAAATTCAAGATTTTGAAGATGTGGTTCGTATGGATCTTGACTATCAAAAAAGATGGTCTTTTATGTACGATATTAACTTAATTATCAAAACCATTGCGGTGGTTGTGGCTCGTAAAGGAGCGTGTTAA
- the pgsA gene encoding CDP-diacylglycerol--glycerol-3-phosphate 3-phosphatidyltransferase, which translates to MNLPTWITLSRLLGLPFILYLLNDPTPDNRWLCVGIFVVAAGTDWVDGYLARKLDLVTELGKFLDPLVDKLLVLGSLLALIELQLVPAWGVFLILARELAIAGWRVNPNLTGNSSISGANIWGKLKTVVQIMAIAFLIAPLSPQWDTLSIVLFWLAVAVSLISGWIYILPNISSSKEKSISE; encoded by the coding sequence ATGAATCTTCCCACTTGGATTACTCTATCTCGTCTTCTAGGACTTCCTTTTATTCTTTACCTACTCAATGACCCCACACCAGACAACCGTTGGCTCTGTGTGGGGATTTTTGTAGTTGCGGCAGGGACAGATTGGGTAGATGGCTATTTAGCTCGCAAACTAGATTTGGTAACGGAATTAGGCAAGTTTCTCGATCCTTTGGTAGATAAGCTTTTGGTCTTAGGCTCACTACTAGCTTTAATTGAGCTACAGCTTGTTCCTGCCTGGGGAGTATTTTTAATTTTAGCTAGAGAATTAGCGATCGCAGGTTGGCGCGTCAATCCCAACTTAACAGGCAACAGCAGCATTTCAGGCGCAAATATCTGGGGCAAACTTAAAACCGTAGTTCAAATTATGGCGATCGCTTTTTTAATTGCTCCCCTATCTCCTCAATGGGATACCCTAAGCATAGTCTTGTTTTGGTTAGCAGTAGCAGTTAGCTTAATCTCTGGCTGGATTTATATTTTGCCTAATATCTCTTCATCTAAAGAAAAATCAATCTCTGAGTGA
- a CDS encoding NAD-dependent epimerase/dehydratase family protein: MRILMMGGTRFIGVYLTKVLVEQGHEVVLFNRGNHPAPEGVTQIQGDRKNAEQLKEKLSGESFDAIFDNNGRELSDTQPLVEIFNGKVEHFVYVSSAGVYLKSSQMPHLEGDPVDPKSRHKGKHHTEAYLAESGIPWTSIRPVYIYGPQNYNDLEAWFFDRIVGDRPIPIPGNGMFITQFGHVQDLAMAMASILGNETAIGKIYNVSGDRYVTFDGLAYACAEAAGKSPEDIKLIHYDLAQFDFGKRKAFPIRQQHFFADIHQAKTDLNWQPKYDLVSGLKDSFQNDYLNSGRDHSEIDFSLDEEILGKI, encoded by the coding sequence TTACCTGACTAAAGTTTTGGTTGAGCAAGGACATGAAGTTGTATTGTTCAATCGAGGTAATCATCCTGCACCAGAAGGAGTAACTCAGATTCAAGGCGATCGCAAAAATGCAGAGCAACTTAAAGAAAAGCTGTCAGGTGAAAGTTTTGATGCCATTTTTGATAACAATGGCAGAGAATTAAGCGATACTCAACCTTTAGTAGAAATTTTTAACGGCAAGGTAGAACATTTTGTATATGTAAGTTCGGCTGGCGTATATCTTAAATCCTCTCAAATGCCCCATCTAGAAGGAGATCCTGTAGATCCCAAAAGTCGCCATAAGGGTAAACATCACACCGAAGCTTATTTAGCCGAGTCGGGTATTCCCTGGACTTCTATTCGTCCAGTTTATATTTATGGGCCTCAAAACTACAATGATTTAGAAGCCTGGTTCTTTGATCGCATTGTAGGCGATCGCCCTATACCAATTCCAGGTAATGGAATGTTTATTACCCAGTTTGGTCATGTTCAAGATTTAGCTATGGCAATGGCTAGTATTTTAGGTAACGAAACTGCTATTGGCAAAATCTATAATGTTTCAGGCGATCGCTATGTTACTTTTGACGGTTTAGCCTACGCCTGTGCAGAAGCTGCGGGGAAATCACCAGAAGATATTAAGCTAATACATTATGACCTGGCTCAATTTGACTTTGGTAAACGTAAGGCTTTTCCCATTCGTCAGCAACACTTTTTTGCGGATATACATCAAGCAAAAACTGATTTAAATTGGCAACCTAAGTATGACTTGGTATCAGGTTTAAAAGATTCTTTCCAAAATGATTATTTAAATTCAGGCAGAGATCACTCAGAGATTGATTTTTCTTTAGATGAAGAGATATTAGGCAAAATATAA